In Rutidosis leptorrhynchoides isolate AG116_Rl617_1_P2 chromosome 2, CSIRO_AGI_Rlap_v1, whole genome shotgun sequence, one genomic interval encodes:
- the LOC139893928 gene encoding kinetochore-associated protein KNL-2 homolog, which produces MENVSSASKTPNSSSNRKSVFLKEWWLIKPDKKESKLGVGGYTNKETRGMRLLGSASSCKRNKNENEFQLVFESAPIARRLDNNTLEAVDGIIITIGDSLHKD; this is translated from the exons ATGGAGAATGTTTCCAGCGCATCTAAAACGCCCAATTCTTCATCAAACCGTAAATCA GTTTTCCTGAAGGAATGGTGGCTCATAAAGCCCGATAAAAAGGAATCTAAGTTAGGTGTTGGAGGTTACACCAACAAAGA GACACGAGGAATGCGACTTTTAGGGTCTGCATCGAGTTGCAAACGCAACAAAAATGAAAACGAATTTCAACTAGTATTTGAATCAGCACCAATTGCTAGGAGGCTGGATAACAACACTCTTGAAGCAGTTGATGGCATCATAATCACTATTGGTGACTCCTTACATAAGGATTAG